One Carboxydothermus pertinax genomic window carries:
- a CDS encoding hydrogenase small subunit → MNKFSRREFLKFASFTAASLGLSQRVPEVAQALEKAAKGQPPVIWIQGASCTGCSVSLLNSVHPDIKEILLEIISLKFHPNISAATGHVAVEAFLGEAEKNKGKFFLVVEGAVPTKDNGVYCSIGEKDGRELYFSDVVKELGEKASAVIAIGTCAAYGGIPAAEPNPTGCVPVTKIIDPQKVLNIPGCPPHPDWFVGSLAHVLLYNELPETDKFGRPKMFYGGIIHDNCPRRQYFDNSIFAKDFSEPGCLLLLGCKGPVTHSDCPTRLWNGGVNWCIKAGHPCIGCTEPGFPDKTGPIYEKMPEIKLPGISASADTFGEVVGAATAIGLGAHLIGNIATGRLGGHKKKDKEGEN, encoded by the coding sequence TTGAACAAGTTTTCCAGGAGGGAATTTTTAAAGTTTGCTTCTTTTACTGCTGCAAGTCTTGGATTGTCCCAAAGGGTTCCAGAAGTGGCTCAAGCCCTGGAAAAGGCGGCTAAGGGCCAGCCGCCAGTTATCTGGATTCAAGGCGCTTCCTGTACCGGCTGTTCAGTTTCCCTGTTAAACTCCGTCCATCCGGATATTAAAGAAATTCTTCTGGAAATTATAAGTTTAAAATTCCATCCCAATATTAGTGCAGCAACAGGACATGTTGCCGTTGAAGCGTTTTTAGGAGAAGCTGAAAAAAATAAAGGAAAATTCTTTTTGGTAGTGGAAGGGGCAGTGCCTACAAAAGATAACGGCGTTTACTGTTCAATTGGTGAAAAAGACGGTCGGGAACTTTATTTTAGTGATGTTGTAAAGGAACTTGGAGAGAAAGCGTCGGCAGTTATTGCTATTGGTACTTGTGCCGCTTATGGTGGAATTCCAGCGGCGGAGCCCAATCCCACCGGATGTGTACCAGTAACAAAAATCATTGATCCCCAAAAAGTTTTGAATATTCCTGGCTGTCCGCCCCACCCTGATTGGTTTGTGGGGAGTTTGGCGCATGTACTTTTATACAATGAATTACCGGAAACTGATAAATTTGGACGGCCCAAAATGTTTTACGGAGGAATAATCCACGACAATTGTCCGCGGCGCCAGTATTTTGATAACAGCATATTTGCCAAAGATTTTAGCGAACCGGGATGTTTGCTGCTACTTGGTTGTAAAGGGCCTGTTACCCATTCGGATTGTCCTACCAGGCTTTGGAACGGCGGGGTGAACTGGTGTATTAAAGCTGGACACCCTTGCATTGGTTGTACAGAACCAGGATTTCCGGACAAAACAGGGCCAATATACGAAAAGATGCCCGAGATTAAATTACCAGGTATTTCGGCTTCCGCTGATACCTTTGGCGAAGTGGTGGGAGCGGCTACCGCAATTGGACTTGGTGCTCATTTAATCGGAAATATTGCTA